The genomic stretch TTAGGAAACCGGCTTTGAAGGACAGCGTATCATGCCCAGGCTGATCTTTTTTGTCGAGACCTTCCTTCTCGATTGTTTTGAGGAGCTGATCGTATTCCTCACGAGCCTCTGTCGGCAAAGGCCATGCGGGGTTCGCCCGAGCCAAGTAACACGCTGCTTCATAGAGCTTGAATTTTTGAGTTCTAGCCCCAGGGATCTCCCAGGATTCGAGCGGCACGCTCGTTCGTTCATCGAGAGTTCCATTAGGCTCGGTTGTTCCCCAGCGGGTTCTTACATATTTCACGGCTTCGCTGATGGGTAGAGCGCGGGTCGAATTGCCCGTTCGAAGGTAGAGGGTTTCTTGGTTCTGGGACTCCTTCGCATAGACTGGATCGTTGCTGGGTTCGACTGTAATTTGGCAAATGTCCTCACCATCGACCTCGTGAAAAGTAACCTCCAGGTACGCGGTGGCTGCTCCGCCGATTTGGCCCACAATGAGATTCCAAAAATGGAGCTCGAACCCATCGCGGTTTTGCCTTTTCGGCGGCAGTGTCTTGATGTCGTCCGCGATCCCAACCGCCGTCCCTGCGTCGCTAATCCCGATTAGGAGGGTTCCTCCCACCCCATTGAGAAATCCGGCTAGTGTCTTGACAACAATGCTCTGGAGATTCTTATCGAGTTGTTTCCGGCGCCGGTTCCAACGGAGACTCGCCTTGAACTCCACTCTCTCTCCCTCACCTGCATCCAAGAGCTGGCGCAGGTCCTCCTTTGCGGTCACTGTGTTTTTTTCTTCATCAGAAATTCCTATGGTCAGCGTGATGTGGGTGTATCCCGATTTTCCACTGCGGTTCGACTGATCTGCTTCAGAAGCTTGTCGAAGAGCGGCGTCAGGTCGAAGAGATTGGTGTCCCCGGTTCGGATCTCACGCCGCAGGTATCCCTTCAGTTCAAGGGCTAGCCTGGCGCCTAACCCTCTCGACCGTCATTTATCCTTTCCGGCCCTTCCGTGATTTCCTTGCATTTGCCCTTCTCGATCTCCCAGCATTGACGGAACCTTTCTGAACGGTCCGAGCTGAAACGCGCCTCGTATGACAGCACAGAGCTGATTCTCGGAACTTGGAGTTGGAAAAATTCATCAGGTGCCAAGGAATTCCTTTCGTCAACTGTGTGTCCTTCATTGAGATTCAACAGTTCGACGTTTTTCGCGTTGCCCCCTTTATTCTCGACTTTCCAATCCCACCAATTTCCAGGTAAGGCGATTCTAAGAGTAAGACGGGGAATGGAATGCTGGTGGTCTGCGGTTACTTGCTCTTGTAACAATTCCGTCTGCTTGCCGAGTTGTTTCCGTGTAAGCGCTAGTTCCTCGCGCTGAAGGCGGAGTTCT from Acidobacteriota bacterium encodes the following:
- a CDS encoding ATP-binding protein codes for the protein MTAKEDLRQLLDAGEGERVEFKASLRWNRRRKQLDKNLQSIVVKTLAGFLNGVGGTLLIGISDAGTAVGIADDIKTLPPKRQNRDGFELHFWNLIVGQIGGAATAYLEVTFHEVDGEDICQITVEPSNDPVYAKESQNQETLYLRTGNSTRALPISEAVKYVRTRWGTTEPNGTLDERTSVPLESWEIPGARTQKFKLYEAACYLARANPAWPLPTEAREEYDQLLKTIEKEGLDKKDQPGHDTLSFKAGFLTGDGERRPDKRYTLEIERQVLRRYLLSLNRSIPAFLEERFDEWN